Proteins encoded together in one Pelosinus sp. IPA-1 window:
- a CDS encoding cytidine deaminase, protein MENIIKAAKDSREHAYVPYSKFKVGAAVITKEGKIYTGCNVENASYGLCNCAERTAIFKAISEGERELVTIAVVADTIKPVAPCGACRQVMAEFDIEKVIMCNLQGEEYVATLKDLLPYSFEKKHLSGEQE, encoded by the coding sequence ATGGAAAACATAATAAAAGCCGCAAAGGATAGCCGTGAACATGCTTATGTGCCTTATTCCAAATTTAAGGTAGGGGCCGCGGTGATAACAAAAGAAGGTAAGATTTATACGGGCTGTAATGTTGAAAATGCTTCTTATGGACTATGTAATTGTGCGGAGCGGACGGCCATATTTAAAGCTATTTCCGAAGGCGAAAGGGAATTAGTGACTATCGCCGTTGTAGCCGATACGATCAAGCCTGTAGCACCTTGTGGTGCATGTAGACAAGTAATGGCTGAATTTGACATTGAAAAAGTAATTATGTGCAATTTACAGGGCGAAGAATATGTTGCAACATTAAAAGACTTATTACCCTATTCATTCGAAAAAAAACATTTGTCAGGAGAACAAGAATAA
- the floA gene encoding flotillin-like protein FloA (flotillin-like protein involved in membrane lipid rafts), which yields MISMIGPLFLVLLVVIGISIFLHFVPLGLWISAIAAGVRVGIITLVGMRLRRVPPANIVLPLIKANKAGLDVNVNQLEAHYLAGGNVDRVVDALIAAHRAEIPLPFARAAAIDLAGRNVLEAVQMSVNPKVIETPIVAAVAKNGIELKVKARVTVRANIDRLVGGAGEATVLARVGEGIITTVGSSHDHKDVLANPDHISRTVLAKGLDAGTAFEILSIDIADVDVGRNIGAELLTDQAEAEKRIAQAKAEERRAMAVANEQEMKAYTQEMQAKVVEAQAQIPHALSVALTEGRIGVMDYYNMNNIMADTQMRETISKSGPAIPPSSNKIEEPRK from the coding sequence ATGATTAGTATGATTGGTCCCTTGTTTTTAGTACTATTGGTTGTTATTGGTATTAGTATATTTTTGCATTTTGTCCCCCTTGGATTATGGATTTCAGCCATTGCTGCAGGGGTGAGAGTTGGTATTATCACATTGGTTGGTATGAGGCTAAGGCGTGTTCCTCCAGCAAATATCGTTTTGCCGTTAATTAAGGCAAACAAAGCGGGGCTCGACGTAAATGTTAATCAATTAGAAGCCCATTATTTAGCTGGTGGTAATGTAGACCGTGTGGTTGATGCTTTAATTGCTGCCCATCGGGCTGAAATTCCCTTACCTTTTGCACGAGCTGCCGCTATTGATTTGGCAGGAAGAAATGTATTGGAAGCCGTGCAAATGAGTGTTAATCCTAAAGTCATTGAGACACCAATCGTTGCGGCTGTAGCAAAAAATGGCATTGAGCTAAAGGTTAAGGCAAGAGTGACGGTGCGAGCCAATATTGATCGTTTGGTAGGCGGTGCTGGAGAAGCAACTGTCTTAGCTAGAGTAGGTGAGGGAATCATTACGACAGTTGGCTCATCCCATGATCATAAAGACGTATTAGCTAATCCTGATCATATTTCACGCACTGTATTAGCAAAAGGCCTCGATGCAGGTACGGCGTTTGAAATATTATCCATTGATATTGCTGATGTGGACGTGGGACGTAATATTGGTGCTGAATTATTGACCGACCAAGCAGAGGCGGAAAAGCGAATTGCACAAGCGAAAGCGGAAGAACGTAGGGCTATGGCTGTTGCCAATGAACAAGAAATGAAAGCATATACTCAGGAAATGCAGGCCAAGGTGGTAGAAGCCCAAGCTCAAATTCCTCACGCACTTTCTGTAGCATTAACAGAAGGCCGTATTGGGGTTATGGATTATTATAATATGAACAATATTATGGCAGATACTCAAATGCGGGAAACAATTAGTAAGTCTGGACCTGCAATACCTCCTTCTTCAAATAAGATTGAAGAACCAAGGAAATAG
- a CDS encoding hemolysin family protein, with translation MLYSNEFDTVTDFGERCAIFDSPLYDLFKLFGALLLVLLNGFFVLAEFSLVKIRKTRLEELVQQGNSRAELALKVVSSFDTYLGATQLGITLASLALGWLGEPAISSLLEPILYDYFPGSTWLLSTISIGIGFIIITFLHIVVGELVPKSMAIQRAESMALFCVWPLYVFHKMGYPIIILFNRAAKALLAVMGMQAPNETELAHSEEELRMIVSASHRGGILNQMESELIDNVFDFADRLAREVMVPRQDMVCLFADDSYEENLKVVREAHHTRFPLCFEDKDHIVGMIHLRDLMDFDLCNAEEKDLKTIMREILVIPEGMSVAKLLQMMRRKRIHLAVVVDEYGGTAGLVALEDVIEEIVGDIQDEHDDIIQPEIQRLPDNTYEFDGRVLFDDVAELLDIRLDDHEEDTIGGYIFGLLGRRPEIGDEVNIGEYSFSVLQVTGFRVVRVKALPLPPEEESEA, from the coding sequence TTGTTATATAGTAATGAATTTGATACGGTAACAGATTTTGGGGAGAGATGCGCTATTTTCGATTCGCCTTTATATGACTTATTTAAATTATTTGGAGCCTTATTACTCGTTTTATTAAATGGATTTTTTGTACTCGCAGAATTTTCTCTAGTAAAGATTCGTAAGACTCGTTTAGAAGAGCTAGTTCAGCAAGGAAATAGTCGAGCAGAGCTGGCTCTTAAAGTGGTATCTTCTTTTGATACTTATCTTGGGGCGACTCAGTTAGGTATTACCTTAGCATCACTAGCCTTAGGTTGGCTCGGAGAGCCAGCAATTTCTTCGTTATTAGAACCTATATTGTATGATTATTTTCCAGGATCTACTTGGTTATTAAGTACCATTAGTATTGGAATTGGATTTATCATTATTACCTTCTTGCATATTGTTGTAGGTGAACTGGTTCCAAAATCGATGGCAATTCAAAGAGCCGAAAGCATGGCATTGTTTTGTGTATGGCCTTTATATGTTTTTCATAAAATGGGCTATCCCATTATTATATTGTTTAACCGCGCGGCAAAAGCTTTGTTAGCCGTAATGGGGATGCAAGCACCTAATGAAACTGAATTAGCTCATTCAGAAGAAGAGTTAAGAATGATTGTTAGTGCAAGTCATCGGGGTGGAATCCTAAATCAAATGGAAAGTGAACTTATTGATAATGTATTTGATTTTGCTGATCGCTTAGCCCGTGAGGTTATGGTACCACGTCAGGATATGGTTTGTTTGTTTGCAGACGATTCTTATGAGGAAAATCTAAAGGTGGTTCGCGAAGCGCACCATACTCGTTTTCCTTTATGTTTTGAAGATAAAGACCACATTGTGGGTATGATTCATCTGCGAGATTTAATGGACTTTGATTTGTGTAATGCGGAAGAAAAAGATTTAAAGACAATTATGAGGGAAATACTAGTTATTCCTGAGGGAATGTCCGTTGCTAAGTTACTACAAATGATGCGCCGCAAACGAATCCACCTAGCAGTAGTAGTAGATGAATATGGTGGTACAGCTGGATTAGTTGCATTAGAAGATGTCATTGAAGAGATTGTTGGTGATATTCAGGATGAACATGATGACATCATTCAACCAGAAATTCAACGTTTGCCTGATAATACGTATGAGTTTGATGGCCGGGTTCTGTTTGACGATGTGGCTGAATTATTAGATATACGTTTAGATGATCATGAAGAGGACACAATTGGCGGTTATATATTTGGTTTATTAGGGCGCCGCCCAGAGATTGGTGATGAAGTAAATATTGGTGAATATAGTTTCAGTGTACTGCAGGTAACTGGTTTTCGTGTTGTTAGGGTTAAAGCTTTACCTCTTCCACCAGAGGAAGAAAGCGAAGCTTAG
- a CDS encoding ATP-binding protein → METEYKGRLTYAKGTSIEFVVAPNQDVDFGDILVVEGTNKDKFYIRAYDFKVKSRWSGLNGVGYLMSKLDENGQVENQEELDFYMGGNHTVKIGLAEQLCYVNDKGQLLNPKTCPDFFCQIRTLNAEDTSLLSEIKGDLEIGYLKSGRGVLNMPVGIYGSKAITEHIGIFGTTGSGKSNVVKVLASSVIDSGNYGLLIFDVHNEYYKDLSSHPASKDRLCVYHTDVKEYGKTITVNFSEVGPEDITACATFTEPQLDAIYKLSSVWQDDWMRYVLKYDAKDIIDEVAGCTGQKFHPRTIGKIKSICWNLEQELHVNEQEATVVADIISQLEQGKVVLVELKNVSAVGEQALSTLLSKKLLTNYASKTDLERSLIKPVLIVLEEAHRFLGKKENSSNNVFSRLVSEARKFNLGMCVVDQQPRLLADKVLSQLNTLFILGLASKADRSKLEAMCRKDILQQRNEIKNLDCGEMIVATNYMRFAAPVKVHKFEDFLQQREMDYVSPISVV, encoded by the coding sequence ATGGAAACAGAGTATAAAGGAAGATTAACCTATGCAAAGGGTACGTCAATAGAATTCGTTGTTGCGCCAAATCAGGACGTTGATTTTGGTGATATTTTAGTAGTAGAAGGTACAAATAAGGATAAATTTTATATTCGAGCCTATGACTTTAAAGTCAAGTCTCGCTGGTCAGGTTTAAATGGCGTTGGTTATTTAATGAGCAAATTGGATGAAAATGGACAAGTTGAGAATCAAGAAGAACTAGATTTCTATATGGGAGGCAATCATACAGTTAAAATAGGCCTAGCTGAGCAGCTATGTTATGTGAATGATAAAGGACAATTATTAAATCCCAAAACATGCCCAGACTTTTTTTGTCAGATACGTACATTGAATGCAGAAGATACAAGTCTCTTATCTGAAATAAAAGGCGACTTGGAAATAGGATACTTAAAGAGTGGTCGAGGGGTATTAAATATGCCCGTAGGTATTTATGGATCAAAAGCCATTACAGAGCATATTGGAATATTTGGTACCACTGGATCAGGGAAAAGTAATGTTGTTAAAGTATTAGCCAGTTCCGTGATTGATAGTGGTAATTATGGTCTGTTGATTTTTGATGTGCATAATGAGTATTACAAAGATTTATCTTCCCACCCGGCTTCGAAGGACCGTTTATGCGTTTACCATACAGATGTAAAAGAGTATGGTAAAACAATTACAGTTAATTTTTCAGAAGTTGGTCCAGAAGATATTACTGCTTGTGCAACTTTTACTGAACCACAACTTGATGCAATCTATAAACTTTCATCGGTCTGGCAAGATGACTGGATGCGTTATGTGCTTAAGTACGATGCGAAGGATATTATTGATGAGGTCGCTGGTTGTACGGGACAAAAATTTCATCCTAGAACCATTGGAAAAATTAAAAGTATTTGCTGGAATTTAGAGCAGGAGCTTCATGTAAATGAGCAAGAAGCTACTGTGGTAGCTGACATCATCTCCCAATTAGAGCAAGGGAAGGTCGTTCTTGTTGAATTAAAAAATGTCTCAGCCGTAGGCGAACAAGCCTTATCTACCTTGCTATCTAAAAAGTTATTAACAAATTACGCTAGCAAGACAGACTTAGAGCGTAGTTTGATAAAACCAGTACTAATTGTTTTAGAAGAAGCTCATAGATTCTTAGGTAAGAAAGAGAATAGTAGTAATAATGTATTTTCGCGTTTAGTAAGCGAAGCACGAAAGTTTAATTTAGGAATGTGTGTAGTGGATCAGCAACCTCGGTTGTTGGCTGATAAGGTGTTGTCTCAACTAAATACCTTATTTATCCTTGGCTTAGCATCTAAGGCGGATCGAAGCAAATTAGAAGCTATGTGTCGGAAAGATATTTTGCAACAGCGCAATGAAATAAAGAACTTAGATTGTGGTGAAATGATAGTTGCAACAAATTACATGCGGTTTGCAGCTCCTGTAAAGGTTCACAAATTTGAAGATTTCTTACAACAGAGAGAGATGGATTATGTATCACCTATTTCAGTTGTCTAA
- the recO gene encoding DNA repair protein RecO, with product MAQYQTEAILVATRDWGEADKMVTLFSREYGKITAFANGARRPKSPLAGGMQLFTHLDVRLAAGKNYDSVKQCEIKHSFRHVQEDFNCMAYGTFIAELVAELCPERQPEPQVFDLLVEVLIILSLRNPRMVALAWAWQLLFIMGYYPEFKECVSCGQVLTLPGYFSLTNGGCVCATCNHNDLLEVSDKIYNFITCLLHIDWKNPVEFTVSGTVLMQTERILMEYLTHCLDKPLKSMNFIKQVSGVMQSGT from the coding sequence ATGGCACAATATCAAACAGAAGCCATTTTAGTGGCCACGCGTGACTGGGGCGAGGCTGATAAAATGGTAACTTTATTTTCTCGTGAGTATGGAAAAATTACGGCGTTTGCCAACGGGGCTAGACGCCCAAAGAGTCCTTTGGCTGGGGGAATGCAGCTATTTACACATCTCGATGTAAGATTGGCGGCAGGGAAAAATTATGATTCTGTTAAGCAGTGTGAAATAAAACATTCTTTTCGGCATGTGCAAGAAGATTTTAATTGTATGGCATATGGTACTTTTATAGCCGAATTAGTTGCAGAACTTTGTCCTGAGAGGCAGCCAGAACCTCAAGTTTTTGATTTATTAGTAGAAGTGCTTATCATACTTAGCTTACGTAATCCTCGTATGGTGGCACTGGCTTGGGCTTGGCAATTATTGTTTATCATGGGTTACTACCCTGAATTTAAAGAATGTGTTAGTTGTGGACAAGTATTAACCTTGCCTGGTTATTTTAGCTTAACCAACGGGGGCTGCGTTTGTGCTACTTGCAATCATAACGACCTTCTAGAAGTGAGTGATAAAATTTATAATTTTATCACTTGTTTATTACATATTGATTGGAAAAACCCTGTTGAGTTTACTGTAAGTGGTACCGTTTTAATGCAAACTGAAAGAATACTTATGGAATATTTAACTCATTGCTTGGACAAACCTTTAAAGTCTATGAACTTTATAAAACAAGTGTCCGGAGTAATGCAAAGCGGAACATGA
- the era gene encoding GTPase Era gives MEVKKDHKSGFVSVIGRPNVGKSTLINSLIGQKVVIMSDKPQTTRNKIMCVLTLDDAQILFIDTPGIHKPKHKLGEYMQKAAENTLREVDVIFFVVDATEDIGGGEKYILELLNAIQTPVILVVNKIDKIEKAKLLPIIQKYSACYKFAGVVPISAMEHTNLDGLVSEVKKYLEPGPQYYPEDMITDQPERLVIAELIREKVLHATRDEIPHSIAVDIEEITTRANEDLYIRAVVYVERESQKGIVIGAKGQLLKDVGRLARADIENLLGSKIYLDLWVKVKKDWRNKEGSLRTFGYE, from the coding sequence ATGGAAGTTAAGAAAGATCATAAATCAGGATTCGTTTCAGTTATTGGCAGACCAAATGTAGGAAAATCAACCTTAATTAATAGTTTGATTGGACAAAAAGTAGTTATTATGTCTGATAAACCCCAGACCACTCGGAATAAAATTATGTGTGTGCTTACCTTAGATGATGCACAGATTTTGTTCATTGATACACCTGGTATACATAAGCCTAAACATAAGTTAGGTGAATATATGCAAAAAGCAGCAGAAAATACACTGCGTGAAGTAGATGTTATCTTTTTTGTTGTGGATGCTACAGAAGATATTGGTGGCGGTGAAAAATATATATTAGAGTTACTAAATGCCATTCAGACTCCTGTTATACTGGTAGTAAATAAAATTGATAAAATTGAAAAGGCCAAATTACTGCCAATTATACAAAAATATTCTGCTTGTTATAAATTTGCTGGTGTAGTGCCAATATCCGCTATGGAGCATACTAATTTAGATGGTTTAGTTAGTGAAGTTAAGAAATATTTAGAGCCAGGGCCTCAATATTATCCTGAAGATATGATTACTGATCAACCGGAACGTTTGGTCATTGCAGAACTCATTCGTGAAAAAGTTCTTCATGCTACGCGAGACGAAATTCCCCATTCCATTGCTGTAGATATAGAAGAAATAACAACTAGAGCCAATGAAGATTTGTATATTCGGGCTGTTGTTTATGTTGAAAGGGAATCTCAGAAAGGTATTGTGATTGGTGCCAAAGGGCAGCTGCTAAAAGACGTGGGACGATTGGCAAGGGCTGATATTGAAAACTTGTTAGGTTCTAAAATATACCTAGATCTTTGGGTAAAAGTGAAAAAGGATTGGCGTAATAAAGAAGGAAGTTTACGTACCTTTGGTTATGAATAA
- a CDS encoding HDIG domain-containing metalloprotein, translated as MISLNNKLREIFAQPTSVYARPIARRIVLGLAFFLLFMIILSSDFISEKVSFEVGQVSDRDVIAPRTVAYVDLIKTKKFEDEVLASVANVYDLDIAVITKAEESISMIFSEARMATSNKTLESTEQKIEKLQKVLPVPLPNSVIQGLIALDEKAMANAEEQSKAILRKFFQRGIRDDDLDIARKHIVIETEEMGLGKTTETVVAGIGQALLRPTLILNVRETDKRKQSAMASIEPVRETVKKGQVMVRRGDFVTAEQIHAMEELGLSKGHVNEMRIFGLAIFVLTTMLIILGYMYKFAYPIYENDLYLVLLGLIMLVTLLLGKAAHYYSDFSAPIAAGALLVAILIDTRLGLVISIALSLLFGIIVEHDLRAVSTVLIGSLIGVYSVSKMAHGYSLTRTGIWIAGINFLVIASTGFIEQLNNSQILMQGVQGVLSGIGASVITTGLLPYLENAFNITTPLKLLDLAQPNHPLLQRLLLDAPGTYHHSVLVGNLAETAAGSIDADPVTVRVGAYYHDIGKIKRPYFFVENQVVNENPHDKIAPSLSTLIVTSHIKDGVDLCRDYKLPQVIVDIVQQHHGTMLVSYFYKRATENEHSECIIEADFRYEGPRPQSKEAALIMLADACEAAVRSIGKPNVNRIEATVRKIIRERLHDGQLDECNVTLKDLNVIGDVFIRVLSSMFHTRIEYPETLKELERRKTKNGSSNKQCSGKDDSNTSNGADSDCSTK; from the coding sequence GTGATATCTTTAAATAATAAGTTACGAGAGATTTTTGCCCAGCCGACAAGTGTATATGCAAGGCCAATTGCACGAAGGATTGTATTAGGCCTAGCATTTTTTCTCTTATTTATGATTATCTTATCATCTGATTTTATTTCAGAAAAAGTCTCTTTTGAAGTAGGACAAGTTAGTGACCGTGATGTCATTGCGCCAAGAACTGTTGCCTATGTAGACCTAATTAAAACGAAAAAATTTGAAGATGAAGTGTTAGCTAGCGTAGCTAACGTATATGATTTGGATATTGCTGTTATTACTAAAGCTGAAGAAAGTATTAGTATGATTTTTAGTGAAGCGCGAATGGCCACTTCTAACAAAACATTAGAATCAACAGAACAAAAAATAGAAAAATTGCAGAAAGTTTTACCAGTTCCCCTACCTAATAGTGTCATTCAGGGATTAATCGCTCTTGATGAAAAAGCGATGGCAAATGCGGAAGAACAGTCGAAAGCGATTCTACGTAAATTCTTTCAGCGTGGAATTCGGGATGACGATTTGGATATAGCAAGGAAACATATTGTTATCGAAACGGAAGAAATGGGATTAGGGAAGACTACTGAAACTGTAGTTGCTGGCATTGGGCAAGCGTTACTACGACCAACTCTTATATTAAACGTGCGTGAAACAGATAAACGCAAGCAGTCTGCTATGGCTAGCATTGAGCCTGTTCGTGAAACGGTAAAAAAGGGACAGGTTATGGTCAGACGTGGAGATTTTGTTACTGCAGAACAAATTCACGCTATGGAAGAATTAGGATTGTCTAAAGGGCATGTAAATGAAATGCGTATTTTTGGACTGGCTATTTTTGTTTTAACGACTATGCTAATTATTCTAGGATATATGTATAAGTTTGCTTATCCAATTTATGAAAACGATTTGTATTTAGTGTTACTAGGGTTGATTATGTTAGTAACATTGCTATTAGGTAAAGCTGCACATTACTATTCTGACTTTTCAGCACCTATTGCTGCAGGAGCTCTTCTTGTTGCTATTTTGATAGATACTCGTCTCGGACTAGTCATTAGCATAGCCTTGTCCTTGCTTTTTGGCATTATTGTGGAACATGATTTAAGAGCGGTGTCTACAGTGTTAATTGGTAGTTTAATTGGTGTTTATAGTGTTTCGAAAATGGCTCATGGATATAGCTTGACAAGAACGGGAATTTGGATTGCTGGTATAAATTTTTTAGTGATTGCTTCTACTGGTTTTATCGAGCAACTAAATAATTCTCAAATTTTAATGCAAGGTGTACAGGGTGTTCTGAGTGGGATTGGAGCCTCTGTTATTACGACTGGGCTACTTCCTTATTTAGAAAATGCTTTTAATATTACTACGCCTCTTAAATTATTAGATTTAGCTCAGCCAAACCATCCTCTATTACAAAGGTTGCTTTTAGATGCTCCTGGAACGTATCATCATAGCGTTCTGGTAGGAAATTTAGCTGAGACAGCCGCAGGATCGATAGATGCGGATCCTGTTACCGTCAGAGTTGGAGCTTATTACCATGATATTGGAAAGATAAAAAGACCTTACTTCTTTGTGGAAAATCAAGTGGTAAATGAAAATCCTCATGACAAAATAGCACCTTCCTTAAGTACCTTAATTGTCACTTCGCATATTAAAGACGGGGTTGATTTATGTCGCGATTACAAATTACCTCAGGTAATTGTTGATATTGTTCAACAGCATCATGGTACGATGTTAGTCTCTTATTTTTATAAAAGGGCTACTGAAAATGAACATAGTGAATGTATTATTGAGGCTGATTTTCGCTATGAGGGGCCTCGTCCCCAAAGTAAAGAGGCGGCTCTTATTATGTTAGCTGATGCTTGCGAGGCGGCCGTGCGATCCATTGGTAAACCAAATGTAAATCGGATTGAGGCCACAGTTCGTAAGATTATTCGTGAGCGTTTGCATGACGGGCAACTAGATGAATGCAATGTAACATTAAAGGATTTAAACGTAATAGGTGACGTATTTATTAGAGTTCTTTCCAGTATGTTTCATACTCGAATTGAATACCCAGAAACATTAAAGGAATTGGAAAGGAGAAAAACAAAAAATGGAAGTAGCAATAAGCAATGTTCAGGAAAAGATGATAGTAACACCTCAAATGGAGCAGATAGTGATTGCAGTACTAAATAA
- the yqfD gene encoding sporulation protein YqfD encodes MIRNMFQYISGTVKIKVSGAMPEKFINLCVIQNIPLWGLTKNSKGLFVCMSLEHFFSIRPLVRQSKNQIKVVGYSGLPFLTRKVKRRKMMVIGAAVCLLVLNTLVSYIWFIDITGAKSIPVQRIREIVYESGLKPGVLKDTIPIKQIENQIAVTIPEVAWVGISFTGIHAVVEVVEKTMQKTQDKAPANIVAQKDGVITEIIPLTGQSIVKKGDTVKKGDLLIKGISYEGPVDMPETAKVPPQLIRANGIIKARVWYESYGESELVTTIYERTGQQEIGVALRIGQQEFLLKKVEEKPERLVEVEVFNKKLSWWRNHDLAVESIISTYHELKSKKVEIGIEEAKEQGKIKALTALQSLIPETAHVLSRNIEVLQMPEKNLVRVKVSVETVEDIGEIVNITTKYDSNIQ; translated from the coding sequence ATGATACGTAATATGTTCCAATATATAAGTGGTACTGTTAAGATTAAAGTTAGCGGGGCTATGCCAGAGAAATTTATTAATTTATGTGTGATACAAAATATTCCATTATGGGGATTGACTAAAAATAGTAAGGGTCTTTTTGTTTGTATGAGCTTAGAACATTTTTTTTCAATTCGACCATTAGTACGTCAAAGCAAAAATCAGATAAAAGTGGTTGGTTATTCAGGCTTGCCTTTTTTGACAAGAAAGGTAAAAAGAAGGAAAATGATGGTTATTGGTGCTGCAGTATGTTTGCTTGTTTTAAATACTCTAGTCTCATATATTTGGTTTATTGACATTACAGGTGCTAAATCTATCCCTGTTCAGCGAATTAGAGAAATCGTATACGAAAGTGGATTAAAGCCAGGCGTGCTTAAAGATACCATTCCAATAAAGCAGATTGAAAATCAAATAGCAGTGACAATACCGGAAGTTGCTTGGGTAGGAATTAGTTTTACAGGTATACATGCAGTAGTAGAAGTGGTGGAAAAAACAATGCAAAAAACCCAAGACAAGGCGCCTGCCAATATAGTTGCACAAAAAGATGGTGTTATTACGGAAATTATTCCATTAACGGGTCAAAGTATTGTTAAAAAGGGAGATACCGTTAAAAAAGGGGATTTATTAATAAAAGGAATTAGTTACGAAGGCCCAGTGGATATGCCGGAAACTGCCAAAGTCCCCCCTCAATTGATTAGGGCAAATGGAATTATAAAAGCCCGTGTATGGTACGAAAGTTATGGAGAATCGGAGTTGGTTACAACAATTTATGAACGAACAGGACAACAAGAGATTGGTGTAGCCTTACGAATAGGGCAACAGGAATTCTTATTAAAAAAAGTTGAAGAAAAACCAGAAAGATTAGTTGAAGTTGAGGTTTTCAATAAAAAGCTATCTTGGTGGAGGAATCATGATCTTGCTGTCGAATCTATTATAAGTACATATCATGAATTGAAGTCCAAGAAAGTTGAGATTGGTATAGAAGAAGCAAAAGAGCAAGGAAAAATTAAAGCTTTGACAGCATTACAATCTTTGATTCCCGAAACAGCGCATGTGCTATCAAGGAATATTGAAGTATTGCAAATGCCTGAGAAAAATCTGGTACGTGTTAAAGTAAGTGTCGAAACCGTAGAAGACATTGGAGAAATTGTCAATATAACCACAAAGTATGATAGTAATATACAGTGA
- a CDS encoding YqzL family protein, producing MLLRDLMWEVFQSTGHIGAYLMYRSCTESKDQLETPPDSNVGL from the coding sequence GTGTTGTTACGGGATTTAATGTGGGAAGTTTTCCAAAGTACCGGACATATTGGGGCATATTTGATGTATCGTTCATGCACTGAATCTAAAGATCAACTTGAAACACCGCCAGATAGCAATGTAGGACTTTAA
- a CDS encoding diacylglycerol kinase family protein: protein MLCAFRNAFRGILYCARHERNMKIHLGAMILVALLAWWSKLTKHEALILVITVSSVLVAEMVNTAVETIVDMISPEFHPMAKIAKDVAAGAVLITAIVSLLVGYMLFFYRIWN, encoded by the coding sequence ATGTTATGCGCCTTTAGAAATGCTTTTAGAGGTATATTATATTGCGCTCGACATGAGCGCAATATGAAAATTCATCTTGGAGCAATGATCTTAGTAGCCTTGTTAGCTTGGTGGTCGAAACTAACAAAACATGAAGCGCTTATACTAGTAATAACGGTATCAAGTGTATTGGTCGCTGAAATGGTGAATACAGCGGTGGAAACGATAGTAGACATGATATCCCCAGAATTTCACCCAATGGCAAAAATTGCTAAAGATGTAGCTGCTGGTGCTGTTCTGATTACGGCAATCGTTTCATTACTAGTTGGTTATATGCTCTTCTTTTATAGAATATGGAATTAG
- the ybeY gene encoding rRNA maturation RNase YbeY yields MIVTPQMEQIVIAVLNKAAEAYGIEPHTEVSLVLADDEYIRVLNRQYRDKDCSTDVLSFALNEGEEPLMIDGPEEVLLGDIIISLETATRQAEEYGHSLERELAYLTVHGILHLLGYDHMSEEDKKEMRQEEEYVLSFLGITRV; encoded by the coding sequence ATGATAGTAACACCTCAAATGGAGCAGATAGTGATTGCAGTACTAAATAAAGCTGCTGAGGCCTATGGCATCGAGCCCCATACTGAAGTTAGTCTTGTGTTAGCTGATGACGAATATATACGAGTTTTAAATCGCCAGTATAGAGATAAGGATTGTTCTACAGATGTATTGTCTTTTGCCCTAAATGAGGGTGAGGAGCCTCTGATGATAGATGGACCAGAAGAGGTCTTGTTAGGGGATATTATAATTTCTTTAGAGACGGCTACTCGCCAGGCTGAAGAATATGGTCATAGCCTAGAACGTGAGCTAGCTTATTTAACAGTACACGGCATTCTACATTTGCTAGGATATGATCATATGTCGGAAGAGGATAAAAAAGAGATGCGTCAAGAAGAGGAATATGTTTTATCTTTCTTAGGTATTACTCGTGTGTAG
- the yqfC gene encoding sporulation protein YqfC has translation MQYNKNRHLQRLAGILEIPQDIVLDLPRITMLGNKQLLVENHKGIIEYTPSLVRINLEQGELIIHGKSLVLSNLQIEQILVEGTVGEVKYDT, from the coding sequence GTGCAATATAATAAAAATAGGCATTTACAACGATTAGCTGGCATTTTAGAGATTCCCCAAGATATTGTGCTGGATTTACCCCGTATAACAATGTTGGGTAATAAACAGCTACTTGTAGAAAATCATAAAGGGATTATTGAGTACACTCCCTCGTTAGTACGTATAAATTTGGAACAGGGTGAGCTTATTATTCATGGTAAAAGTTTAGTATTAAGTAATTTACAAATCGAACAAATTTTAGTTGAGGGCACGGTGGGGGAAGTCAAGTATGATACGTAA